The Chamaesiphon minutus PCC 6605 DNA window GTTACTGTTCTTGCTGACGATGGCTGCGTAAGATTGTTTCAGAGCTACTAGTGAGTGCCCATGGCATCTTCAAGACAATTTAGCCAACAATCCCAATAGCTTTTGATTGCGAGGGGTTAGTAAAGTTTTACGATAGGCATCGGCGGCTTTTTTAATGCCGTCGGCTTGGGTAGGATAGGGCTGGATTGTGTTGCTGAGTTTGCCCAGTCCGATTTTATTTACCATCGCTGTAGTGATGTGCGAGATGCTCTCTCCCGCGTGGCTAGAAACGATCGTCGCGCCCAAGATTTCATCGCTACCTCGGCGGTGGGTGATGCTGACAAAGCCATCAGTTTCGCCATCGGTAATGGCTCGATCGACTTTGGACATCGAGACTTTAATCGTGTCGAATTCGATTCCTGCTTGCTGTGCGTCATCTTCGGACATACCGACATGGGCGATTTCGGGGTCGGTATATGTTACCCATGGCATGACTAGGCTGCTGAGTTTGGTTTTCCCCAATCCAAAGGGCGAAAAAAGGGTATTTTTAATAACGATTCTAGCGGCGGCATCGGCGGCGTGGGTAAACTGCCATTTCATGCAGATATCGCCAGCCGCAAAGATTTTGGGATTGCTAGTTTGCAAGTAATCATTTACCCGAACGCCTTTGGTATCGCTGGCAACCTCGGCGGCGGCGAGATTGAGACTTTCGAGATTGGGCGTGCGTCCCGCACCGATTAAGATTTCATCGACGGTTATCGTCTCTTCGCGTCCGCTGTTATTGTAAGTCAGTGTTTTACCTGCATCAGAAGTGGTAACCTGTTGTACCTGACAATTAAAGACAAGTTTTACGCCTTCTTTAGCTAATACCTGCTGTAAAATATCGGCTGCGGCGGGATCTTCTTTAGTCAACAACCGACTGCCGCGATGTAATAATACGACCTCACAGCCCAGTCGCCCAAAGGTTTGCGCTAGTTCGCAACCGATCGCCCCACCACCGATGATAGCTAGTCGGCGCGGACGTTCGACGAGGGAAAACACCGTCTCATTAGTCAGAAATCCTGCTTCCCGAAGTCCGGAGATATTGGGAATCGCCGCGCGCGTACCCGTGGCGATGACAGCTTTTTTGAACTTGAGGATTTTATCTCCTACGGCGATCGCCTCTTTACTGGCAAAACTACCATCTCCCAAAAAGACATCGATCCCCAGATTGGCAAATCTAGCCGCAGAATCAGCATGACTGATTTGGGATCGAATCCGCCGGAGCCGCTCCATTACTGCCTCAAAATCAACCTCAAAGTTATCTACCTTAATACCTAGCTCTCTAGCCTTCCAAATCTCGCCGATCGTTCTGGCCGATCGAATGATAGTTTTCGAGGGCACACAGCCTACATTCAGGCAGTCTCCGCCCATTAAATTGCGCTCGATCAGGGCGATTTTTAAACCCAATCCTAGTCCCGCTGCTCCAGCCGCAACCACCAAACCCGCCGTTCCCGCACCCAACACCACTAAGTCATACATTTCCGCAGGCTGCGGATCGACCCAATCGGGGGGATGCACGTCCGCTAACAGCTTTTGGTTGTAAGCGTCCATGGGGGCGAGGTGCTTGGGGGAAAATGTAGTCATTTGGATTGGGGATAGGGAATAGGGAATAGATAGGGGATATGGGGTTAAACTTGTGCAATTAAGGAGAAAATTTGG harbors:
- a CDS encoding mercuric reductase; translation: MTTFSPKHLAPMDAYNQKLLADVHPPDWVDPQPAEMYDLVVLGAGTAGLVVAAGAAGLGLGLKIALIERNLMGGDCLNVGCVPSKTIIRSARTIGEIWKARELGIKVDNFEVDFEAVMERLRRIRSQISHADSAARFANLGIDVFLGDGSFASKEAIAVGDKILKFKKAVIATGTRAAIPNISGLREAGFLTNETVFSLVERPRRLAIIGGGAIGCELAQTFGRLGCEVVLLHRGSRLLTKEDPAAADILQQVLAKEGVKLVFNCQVQQVTTSDAGKTLTYNNSGREETITVDEILIGAGRTPNLESLNLAAAEVASDTKGVRVNDYLQTSNPKIFAAGDICMKWQFTHAADAAARIVIKNTLFSPFGLGKTKLSSLVMPWVTYTDPEIAHVGMSEDDAQQAGIEFDTIKVSMSKVDRAITDGETDGFVSITHRRGSDEILGATIVSSHAGESISHITTAMVNKIGLGKLSNTIQPYPTQADGIKKAADAYRKTLLTPRNQKLLGLLAKLS